In one window of Streptomyces roseofulvus DNA:
- a CDS encoding integrase, whose translation MTAAPRHAVDAAAPAAADTIAVGDTVRFRGADWVVTAFHGPRLFLDVAEPMEPEEPAEPLIILQTAVTSAPDFAVLNRAAPRSTLPGRIGEFHALPRDVRKAAEKWERHVKEVLHQQAPNVPATTPPNPAFDPKRRTLRQRYQAKADQLTQAGVPVSAATVERKCAVWRKEGLMGLVDKRHLRTANPHGRVDGRVVDIVWEILDDERARGLSPGTLSRLIDRVEQTVRVRYAKLLADPKTARGLVNSPATFYRLLERLGITAENAHTAAARQAAGSAISAARSDSRRATWARWPGELMQIDTTGLDVLVLGDDGRVISVELTIAIDVATRSIVGSLIVPKRTGRTGGTGRWLAGRATRSFDTMQVVAQTTAPLPARPGWAPETFMEGSDLPFEDLLAADPRFAGSAARPVIKPETLVIDHGSPFISADFTRACHSLGIEVREARLRTAPDKAIVERAMRAVKTGFSQYLATYTHHRLDLRGKRVRKQPLWTIPQLQELFEQWVVLHWQQTPHGALRSPFTPGLRLTPNQMYAALVSLRGYRSTTLAEQENRKLLPAVWVRVSRKGFQINNRTYNLGRGKLDPCRGSSGITAQQGRWEVHYSPDHPEVAWLFNHRAEPGTDPWIEVPFIHRRLLSDRWTEETWAEALHIHLAAGGSRRDEAAITRATARLLRTATAGPQATTPTSKPTPRPAAPSRPALPAPAEPYGDLPPLDPESVRPFRSLDRPAGDLFDASEPARGAGQSLDEFLASLPGLHPPTSTDPRPISKTDGRPRPEKTLRADNSPASPPPGGLPSDEPDSARQGDDQ comes from the coding sequence CCTCGACGTCGCGGAGCCGATGGAACCCGAGGAGCCGGCAGAGCCACTGATCATCCTGCAGACGGCAGTGACCTCCGCCCCCGACTTCGCCGTGCTGAACCGGGCGGCCCCGCGCAGTACGCTGCCTGGCCGCATCGGCGAGTTCCATGCCCTGCCACGCGACGTACGCAAGGCCGCCGAGAAGTGGGAACGGCATGTCAAGGAGGTACTGCACCAGCAGGCCCCGAACGTTCCCGCCACCACTCCACCCAATCCGGCCTTCGACCCCAAGCGCCGTACCCTGCGCCAGCGGTACCAGGCCAAGGCCGACCAGCTCACCCAGGCCGGAGTGCCGGTGTCCGCGGCCACCGTGGAACGAAAATGCGCGGTCTGGCGCAAAGAAGGCCTGATGGGCCTGGTCGACAAACGACACCTGCGCACCGCGAACCCGCATGGACGCGTCGACGGGCGAGTGGTCGACATCGTCTGGGAGATCCTGGACGACGAGCGGGCCAGAGGTCTGTCACCGGGAACGCTGTCCCGGCTGATCGACCGGGTGGAGCAGACGGTCCGGGTCCGCTACGCGAAGCTGCTGGCCGATCCGAAGACCGCCCGGGGGCTGGTGAACAGTCCGGCGACGTTCTACCGGTTGCTGGAGCGGCTGGGGATCACCGCGGAGAACGCACACACTGCCGCGGCCCGGCAGGCGGCCGGGTCCGCCATCTCGGCGGCACGGTCTGACTCCCGGCGGGCGACATGGGCCCGCTGGCCCGGGGAGCTGATGCAGATCGACACCACCGGGCTGGACGTCCTCGTCCTGGGGGACGACGGGCGGGTCATCTCCGTGGAGCTCACGATCGCGATCGACGTGGCCACCCGCAGCATCGTCGGCTCGCTGATCGTGCCCAAGCGGACCGGCCGCACCGGCGGGACCGGGCGGTGGCTCGCCGGGCGGGCCACCCGTTCCTTCGACACCATGCAGGTCGTCGCCCAGACCACAGCCCCGCTTCCCGCGCGGCCGGGCTGGGCGCCGGAAACCTTCATGGAAGGCTCCGACCTACCCTTCGAGGACCTCCTGGCGGCCGACCCCCGATTCGCCGGGTCCGCTGCCCGGCCCGTCATCAAGCCCGAGACGCTCGTCATCGACCACGGCTCGCCGTTCATCTCGGCGGACTTCACCCGCGCCTGCCACTCCCTGGGCATCGAGGTACGCGAGGCAAGGCTACGCACCGCGCCCGACAAGGCGATCGTCGAGCGCGCCATGCGGGCGGTGAAGACCGGCTTCAGCCAGTACTTGGCCACCTATACCCACCACCGCCTGGACCTGCGCGGCAAACGCGTCCGCAAGCAGCCCCTGTGGACGATCCCCCAGCTCCAGGAGCTGTTCGAGCAGTGGGTGGTCCTCCACTGGCAGCAGACCCCCCACGGGGCGCTCCGTTCCCCCTTCACCCCCGGGCTGCGCCTGACTCCCAACCAGATGTACGCAGCGCTGGTGTCCCTGCGCGGCTACCGGTCCACCACCCTGGCCGAGCAGGAGAACCGCAAACTCCTGCCGGCCGTCTGGGTGCGGGTCAGCCGTAAGGGCTTCCAGATCAACAACCGCACCTACAACCTCGGCCGAGGCAAGTTGGACCCGTGCCGAGGGTCCTCCGGGATCACAGCTCAGCAGGGGCGCTGGGAGGTCCACTACTCCCCCGACCACCCGGAGGTGGCCTGGCTGTTCAACCACCGGGCCGAACCGGGCACCGACCCATGGATCGAGGTGCCCTTCATCCACCGCCGGCTGCTCAGTGACCGGTGGACCGAGGAGACATGGGCCGAGGCCCTGCACATCCACCTTGCCGCCGGCGGCAGCCGCCGCGACGAGGCCGCCATCACCCGCGCCACCGCCCGACTGCTGCGCACCGCCACCGCCGGCCCCCAGGCCACCACCCCCACGAGCAAGCCAACTCCGCGCCCGGCTGCGCCGTCCCGTCCGGCGTTGCCGGCGCCTGCCGAGCCCTACGGCGACCTGCCGCCTCTGGACCCGGAATCCGTCCGCCCGTTCCGGTCCCTCGACCGCCCGGCAGGAGATCTCTTCGATGCATCCGAGCCCGCCCGGGGCGCGGGCCAGAGTCTTGACGAATTCCTGGCCTCCCTGCCCGGCCTCCACCCGCCAACCTCCACCGATCCCAGGCCCATAAGCAAGACCGACGGCCGGCCCCGCCCGGAGAAGACCCTCCGGGCCGACAACAGCCCCGCCTCTCCCCCGCCCGGCGGCCTGCCCAGCGATGAACCGGACAGCGCACGGCAAGGAGACGACCAGTGA
- a CDS encoding DUF5954 family protein — translation MSEQDAGPAEPVVVRVPVEPVEAAIEADARDAAARHSGLAVRGPLFGIAAQGPGDGRRWRVVVEVAHGCPQDARDALNSLLWFRAKDEAQSREERRPLLAAVARLETEPVDELTVGTTRYRVVRAEEYAAVDSRGAIETPRPTDPEPLTPDWGPGARSPKVDDGLVLDPEAPLSPLQAAERVALRSLAYSGTRFPDAVLADSARAVESHPDVLLMPAAFLITERSGDGEWSAGSSLHATAHDARRTLDFALTWMEPRIRSLIPTNADRTIDARNPPNGTTGKAAAELKEFAMAADMLRAGRCDQVEAAGTVYRITRSRRLLRWGPDGPEVPRPSDTSTHTPSALHPCLDEDGTVHVEDSAGEEPSC, via the coding sequence ATGAGCGAACAGGACGCGGGGCCGGCAGAGCCGGTGGTGGTGAGGGTTCCGGTGGAGCCCGTCGAGGCCGCGATCGAGGCTGATGCCCGCGACGCAGCGGCTCGTCACAGCGGTCTGGCGGTCCGCGGCCCGCTGTTCGGCATCGCCGCCCAGGGGCCGGGGGACGGGCGGCGGTGGCGGGTGGTCGTCGAGGTCGCGCACGGCTGTCCGCAGGATGCCCGTGACGCGCTGAACTCCCTGCTCTGGTTCCGGGCGAAGGACGAGGCGCAGAGCCGGGAGGAACGCCGCCCATTGCTGGCGGCGGTCGCCCGTCTGGAGACCGAGCCCGTCGACGAGCTCACCGTGGGCACCACCCGCTACCGGGTCGTGCGGGCAGAGGAGTACGCGGCTGTCGACAGCCGCGGCGCCATCGAAACCCCACGTCCGACCGACCCCGAACCCCTCACCCCCGACTGGGGCCCCGGCGCCCGCAGCCCGAAGGTCGACGACGGTCTCGTCCTCGACCCCGAGGCGCCCCTCTCCCCGCTGCAGGCAGCGGAGCGAGTCGCCCTGCGCTCCCTGGCCTACAGCGGCACCCGCTTCCCCGACGCCGTCCTCGCGGACTCCGCACGTGCCGTGGAGAGCCATCCCGACGTCCTGCTGATGCCGGCGGCGTTCCTGATCACCGAGCGGTCCGGCGACGGCGAGTGGTCTGCGGGCAGCAGCCTCCACGCCACCGCCCACGATGCCCGCCGCACCCTGGACTTTGCCCTGACCTGGATGGAACCCCGCATCCGCAGCCTGATCCCCACCAACGCCGACCGCACCATCGATGCCCGCAACCCGCCCAACGGCACCACCGGCAAGGCAGCTGCGGAGCTCAAGGAATTCGCGATGGCCGCCGACATGCTGCGTGCCGGCCGCTGCGACCAGGTCGAAGCGGCCGGCACCGTCTACCGCATCACCCGCTCCCGACGCCTGCTGCGCTGGGGCCCCGACGGACCCGAGGTCCCGCGCCCCTCCGACACCAGCACCCACACCCCCTCGGCGCTCCACCCGTGCCTCGACGAGGACGGCACCGTCCATGTCGAGGACTCCGCGGGTGAGGAACCGTCCTGTTGA
- a CDS encoding SMI1/KNR4 family protein, with amino-acid sequence MDEFMGTQAPPRRIQDAVEALTAFEQAWSELTVLRRPEPAKVDWAAVESGLGTALPPDFKLLTELYPRLVVGDTLFVTSPQPGDEQAWVEATLEDLEIVEEWCEYAELDPPVQAFPASGGLLRCGSTDWGDYLLWSTSGDGAEWTITVATRGGGWWHYNGGLVQFLTGLVDGSVDQWGLHTIRPTITGHPPASA; translated from the coding sequence ATGGACGAGTTCATGGGCACCCAGGCCCCGCCCCGCCGGATTCAAGATGCTGTTGAGGCGCTGACGGCGTTCGAGCAGGCATGGTCGGAGCTGACCGTGCTCCGGCGTCCAGAGCCCGCGAAGGTCGATTGGGCGGCTGTCGAAAGCGGTCTGGGCACCGCTCTCCCGCCGGACTTCAAGCTGCTCACCGAGCTCTATCCCCGCCTCGTGGTGGGGGACACGCTCTTCGTCACCTCCCCGCAGCCCGGCGATGAGCAGGCATGGGTCGAAGCCACACTCGAAGACCTGGAGATCGTCGAGGAGTGGTGCGAATACGCGGAGCTCGATCCGCCGGTGCAGGCTTTCCCGGCATCTGGCGGCCTTCTCCGCTGCGGGTCGACAGACTGGGGCGACTACCTCCTGTGGTCGACAAGCGGGGATGGCGCCGAATGGACGATCACCGTGGCCACCCGCGGAGGCGGCTGGTGGCACTACAACGGCGGACTCGTGCAGTTCCTCACCGGACTGGTGGACGGCAGCGTCGACCAGTGGGGACTGCACACGATCAGGCCCACCATCACCGGCCACCCCCCGGCCTCTGCTTGA
- a CDS encoding DUF4097 family beta strand repeat-containing protein: MQTFATTAPITTVVDIPAGHLRFIAADRADATVDIRPARPGKSRDVKAAEDTTVTYADGVLTITAPEAKNQLFGPSGAVEVTVQLPAGSRVQARAAGAELRGVGRLGDVSYESAQGPVKLDEAATVRLALQDGDITIGRLNGPADLTTARGDLRITEATTGTVVLATQSGSITVGAARGTAATLDAGTSYGRIHNTLQNAKGTGADLTIRATTSHGDITAHAN, encoded by the coding sequence ATGCAGACCTTCGCCACCACCGCCCCGATCACCACCGTCGTCGACATCCCCGCCGGCCACCTCCGCTTCATCGCCGCCGACCGGGCCGACGCCACCGTCGACATCCGCCCCGCCCGCCCCGGCAAGAGCCGCGACGTCAAGGCCGCCGAGGACACCACCGTCACCTACGCCGACGGCGTCCTCACCATCACCGCCCCCGAGGCGAAGAACCAGCTCTTCGGCCCCTCCGGCGCCGTCGAGGTCACCGTCCAGCTCCCCGCCGGCTCCCGCGTCCAGGCCAGGGCCGCCGGCGCCGAACTCCGCGGCGTCGGACGCCTCGGCGACGTCAGCTACGAAAGCGCCCAGGGCCCGGTCAAGCTCGACGAGGCCGCCACCGTCCGCCTCGCCCTCCAGGACGGCGACATCACCATCGGCCGCCTCAACGGCCCCGCCGACCTCACCACCGCCCGCGGCGACCTCCGCATCACCGAGGCCACCACCGGCACCGTCGTCCTCGCCACCCAGTCCGGCTCCATCACCGTCGGCGCCGCCCGCGGCACCGCCGCCACCCTCGACGCCGGCACCTCCTACGGCCGCATCCACAACACCCTGCAGAACGCCAAGGGCACCGGCGCCGACCTCACCATCCGCGCCACCACCTCCCACGGCGACATCACCGCCCACGCCAACTAG
- a CDS encoding long-chain fatty acid--CoA ligase, with amino-acid sequence MSSAQYLLESRPHSVAHLFLSRVEATPDREAYRYPAEVDGGEEWRSLTWEQAAQRVKAIAAGLLSLGLRSEERVAISSSTRIEWILADMGVMCAGAAATAVYPSTNGEETAYILADSGSRAIFVENAEQLAKVAAHKSELPDLDVVVLFDPAPDAAAIEGLEVLTLAELERRGAEYLAKHPDAVETTVQGIGPEQLATLIYTSGTTGRPKGVRLVHDCWSYQGVAQESTGLVLADDVQFLWLPLSHVFGKALIAGQVQSGHVMAVDGRVDLIITNLPVIRPTIMASAPRVFEKVYNGIAARARAEGGAKYKIFQWAAKVARDYARTGQEQMVATGRRTVPLSLAVQRALADKLVYGKIRAAFGGRLRGSASGSAALAPDIGYFFAGVGVPVLEGYGLTETSAACTVNPADDSRVGTVGRPLPGTEVRIAEDGEILLRGPGIMRGYHNLPDKTAEVLENDGWFRTGDIGEVDKDGYVRITDRKKDLFKTSGGKYVAPTEIEGRFKAVCPFASNILVIGNDRNYCTALVALDESVIMPWAAANGLAGRGYAEVVTSPEVHALIDGFVQRLNTGLQRWQTIKKFAVLPRDLDVEHGELTPSLKVKRPVVEREYADLVEAMYEGAREV; translated from the coding sequence ATGAGTTCCGCGCAGTACCTTCTCGAAAGCCGCCCGCATTCCGTGGCGCACCTGTTCCTGTCACGGGTCGAGGCCACCCCCGACCGGGAGGCGTACCGGTATCCCGCAGAGGTCGACGGCGGTGAGGAGTGGCGTTCGCTGACATGGGAGCAGGCGGCACAACGGGTGAAGGCGATTGCGGCCGGACTTCTCTCCCTGGGCCTGCGGAGCGAGGAGCGGGTGGCGATCTCCTCGTCGACGCGGATCGAGTGGATCCTCGCCGACATGGGCGTGATGTGCGCGGGCGCGGCGGCGACGGCCGTCTACCCGAGCACCAACGGCGAGGAAACGGCGTACATCCTGGCCGACTCGGGCAGCCGTGCGATCTTCGTGGAGAACGCCGAGCAGCTGGCCAAGGTCGCCGCGCACAAGAGCGAGCTGCCGGACCTGGACGTTGTGGTCCTGTTCGATCCCGCGCCGGACGCGGCCGCGATCGAGGGACTGGAGGTGCTCACCCTCGCCGAGCTGGAGCGGCGCGGCGCCGAGTACCTCGCGAAGCACCCCGACGCGGTCGAGACGACGGTCCAGGGCATCGGCCCGGAGCAGCTCGCCACGCTGATTTACACCTCCGGCACGACCGGCCGCCCCAAGGGCGTGCGGCTCGTGCACGACTGCTGGTCCTACCAGGGCGTCGCCCAGGAGTCGACGGGCCTCGTCCTTGCCGACGACGTGCAGTTCCTGTGGCTGCCGCTGTCTCACGTCTTCGGCAAGGCCCTGATCGCGGGCCAGGTGCAGTCCGGGCACGTCATGGCCGTGGACGGCCGGGTCGACCTCATCATCACGAACCTGCCGGTCATCCGGCCCACCATTATGGCGTCCGCGCCGCGGGTCTTTGAGAAGGTCTACAACGGCATCGCCGCCAGGGCCCGTGCCGAGGGCGGCGCCAAGTACAAGATCTTCCAGTGGGCGGCGAAGGTCGCACGCGACTACGCCAGGACCGGCCAGGAGCAGATGGTCGCCACCGGCCGCCGCACTGTCCCGCTGTCCCTGGCCGTCCAGCGCGCCCTTGCCGACAAGCTGGTCTACGGCAAGATCCGCGCGGCCTTCGGCGGCCGGCTGCGCGGCAGCGCGTCGGGCAGCGCCGCGCTCGCCCCCGACATCGGCTACTTCTTCGCCGGTGTCGGCGTCCCCGTGCTGGAGGGCTACGGCCTCACGGAGACGAGCGCGGCCTGCACCGTCAACCCTGCCGACGACAGCCGGGTGGGCACGGTCGGCAGGCCGCTGCCCGGGACGGAGGTCCGTATCGCCGAGGACGGGGAGATCCTGCTGCGCGGCCCGGGCATCATGCGCGGCTACCACAACCTTCCCGACAAGACCGCTGAAGTGCTGGAGAACGACGGCTGGTTCCGCACCGGGGACATCGGCGAGGTCGACAAGGACGGCTACGTCCGGATCACCGACCGCAAGAAGGACCTGTTCAAGACGTCGGGCGGCAAGTACGTGGCGCCCACCGAGATCGAGGGCCGGTTCAAGGCCGTCTGCCCCTTCGCGAGCAACATCCTGGTCATCGGCAACGACCGGAACTACTGCACTGCTCTGGTCGCGCTCGACGAGAGCGTGATCATGCCCTGGGCCGCCGCGAACGGTCTGGCCGGCCGCGGCTACGCCGAGGTCGTCACCTCCCCGGAGGTCCACGCGCTCATCGACGGCTTCGTCCAGCGCCTCAACACCGGCCTCCAGCGCTGGCAGACGATCAAGAAGTTCGCCGTCCTGCCCCGCGACCTCGATGTCGAGCACGGCGAGCTCACCCCGAGCCTGAAGGTCAAGCGCCCCGTCGTGGAGCGCGAGTACGCCGACCTGGTCGAAGCCATGTACGAAGGCGCCCGTGAGGTGTGA
- a CDS encoding matrixin family metalloprotease, producing the protein MLAATYSTIFPKIKPDGASSYADLEWSDTHQTANGWKLVYGRWDPNTGTDQLWFNRAYLDDGKCLGSTEHRRRVAAHELGHALGFCHKPYNGMYPSMMWTEYSHISGKEIDGPTEQTDIKAYHALWG; encoded by the coding sequence GTGCTCGCCGCGACCTACAGCACGATCTTCCCCAAGATCAAGCCCGATGGAGCCTCCAGCTACGCGGACCTGGAGTGGAGCGATACCCACCAGACCGCGAACGGCTGGAAACTCGTCTACGGCCGGTGGGACCCGAACACCGGCACGGACCAGCTGTGGTTCAACCGCGCTTACCTGGACGACGGCAAGTGCCTCGGCTCGACGGAGCACCGCCGGCGGGTCGCGGCGCACGAGCTGGGGCACGCGCTCGGCTTCTGCCACAAGCCGTACAACGGCATGTACCCGTCGATGATGTGGACGGAGTACTCCCACATCTCGGGTAAGGAGATCGACGGTCCCACCGAGCAGACCGACATCAAGGCGTATCACGCACTGTGGGGATGA
- a CDS encoding SMI1/KNR4 family protein produces MWREQILQAMAGAELDAPAGEEALAAVESTLGQPLPPQLASLLRECNGVRGRYGLGVVWSAERIAKDNADLRSTRDFTELYMPFEPLMFFGDNGGGDQFAFVRTPQRDEIFVWDHETDSRYLVSYSLDQYIERALQATGDWYR; encoded by the coding sequence ATGTGGCGTGAACAGATCCTTCAGGCGATGGCCGGTGCTGAGCTCGACGCTCCGGCCGGCGAAGAAGCGTTGGCAGCGGTCGAGAGCACACTCGGACAGCCGCTGCCCCCACAGTTGGCCAGTCTGCTACGAGAGTGCAACGGCGTGCGAGGGCGCTACGGTCTCGGCGTCGTCTGGAGCGCCGAGCGGATCGCGAAGGACAACGCGGATCTCCGCAGCACTCGCGACTTCACCGAGCTATACATGCCATTCGAACCACTGATGTTCTTCGGCGATAACGGGGGAGGCGACCAGTTCGCCTTCGTTCGAACTCCACAACGCGATGAGATCTTCGTCTGGGACCACGAGACGGACAGTCGATACCTGGTCTCCTACAGCCTGGACCAGTACATCGAACGGGCCCTGCAGGCCACCGGAGACTGGTACCGGTAA
- a CDS encoding transposase, producing the protein MTGVITASEPRWIGPFTGLSPQQFGTLVTALRKEEAAQARKGRPWSLPLEDRVLLVVAYGRTNLTLRQLAPLFGISKSAADRIIDHLGPALALRQRQRFRKDTVLIVDGTLVPTRDHSIAERSKNYRYSTNHQVVIDADTRLVVTVGRPLPGNRNDCKAWELSGAKAAVGRTTVIADGGYRGTGLVILHHRERGQAELPAWKEEHNASHRKVRARVEHAFARMKTWKVLRDCRLKGEGVHHAMLSIARLHNLALVE; encoded by the coding sequence ATGACTGGTGTGATCACGGCATCGGAGCCCCGCTGGATAGGCCCGTTCACCGGGCTGAGCCCGCAGCAGTTCGGCACGCTCGTCACCGCTCTGCGCAAGGAGGAGGCAGCCCAGGCACGCAAGGGACGACCATGGAGTCTGCCGCTGGAGGATCGCGTGCTGCTTGTCGTCGCCTACGGGCGAACCAACCTGACACTGCGGCAGCTCGCTCCGCTGTTCGGGATCTCGAAGTCGGCTGCCGACCGCATCATCGACCACCTCGGGCCCGCCCTCGCTCTGCGCCAGCGCCAGCGGTTCCGCAAGGACACCGTGCTGATCGTGGACGGCACGTTGGTTCCCACCCGCGATCACAGCATCGCCGAGCGTTCGAAGAACTACCGCTACTCCACCAACCACCAGGTCGTCATCGACGCCGATACCCGGCTCGTCGTCACCGTCGGTCGGCCCCTGCCCGGCAACCGCAACGACTGCAAGGCATGGGAGCTGTCCGGCGCGAAGGCCGCCGTCGGCAGAACAACCGTGATCGCTGACGGCGGCTACCGCGGCACCGGCCTGGTCATCCTGCACCACCGTGAACGAGGCCAGGCCGAACTACCGGCCTGGAAAGAGGAGCACAACGCCTCCCATCGCAAGGTCCGCGCCCGCGTCGAGCACGCCTTCGCACGAATGAAGACGTGGAAGGTCCTCCGCGACTGCCGCCTCAAGGGCGAGGGCGTTCATCACGCCATGCTCAGCATCGCCCGGCTTCACAACCTCGCCCTCGTCGAATGA
- a CDS encoding IS5 family transposase (programmed frameshift), with translation MSLTDAQWARIEPLLPDRTLRRGGRWRDHRQVIDAIAFKYRTGTPWMDLPEHFGWWKGAHNRLRKWAADGTWEKVFTALMAQADAEDDLDWIVSVDSTIVRAHQHAAGARQKGPRPSSRDHALGRSRGGLTTKIHLAADGRCRPLAFVLTPGQAGDAPAFPDVMANLRVPRPIGRPRTTPEMVLADKAYSSPAIREHLRRRGIRAVIPQPADQATHRKRRGSWGGRPPAFDRDAYKRRNTVERCINKLKQWRGLATRYEKTATIYLAGLHIAAIFIWSAR, from the exons GTGTCGTTGACTGATGCCCAGTGGGCACGCATCGAGCCGTTGCTGCCGGACCGGACGCTTCGGCGGGGTGGGCGGTGGCGTGATCACCGGCAGGTGATCGACGCGATCGCGTTCAAGTACCGCACCGGGACACCGTGGATGGACCTGCCCGAGCACTTCGGCTGGTGGAAGGGCGCCCATAACCGGCTGCGGAAGTGGGCCGCCGATGGCACCTGGGAGAAGGTCTTCACCGCTCTGATGGCTCAGGCGGACGCCGAGGACGATCTCGATTGGATCGTCTCGGTCGACTCCACGATCGTCCGGGCTCATCAGCACGCCGCCGGGGCCCGTCAAAAGGGGCCCCGTCCGTCGAGCCGG GATCATGCCCTCGGACGGTCCCGTGGCGGGCTGACGACGAAGATCCATCTCGCGGCTGACGGCCGATGTCGGCCCCTGGCGTTCGTCCTCACGCCTGGCCAGGCGGGTGACGCGCCCGCGTTCCCCGACGTCATGGCCAACCTGCGGGTGCCTCGCCCGATCGGTCGTCCCAGGACCACCCCGGAAATGGTCCTGGCCGACAAGGCGTATTCGTCCCCGGCGATCCGCGAGCATCTCCGTCGGCGCGGGATCCGGGCGGTGATTCCGCAGCCCGCCGACCAGGCCACCCACCGCAAACGCCGCGGCAGCTGGGGCGGCCGTCCGCCGGCCTTCGACCGCGACGCTTACAAGCGACGCAACACCGTTGAGCGGTGCATCAACAAGCTCAAGCAGTGGCGCGGCCTGGCTACCCGCTACGAGAAGACCGCCACCATCTACCTCGCCGGACTCCACATCGCCGCCATCTTCATCTGGTCCGCGAGATGA